From Phycodurus eques isolate BA_2022a chromosome 1, UOR_Pequ_1.1, whole genome shotgun sequence, one genomic window encodes:
- the bin1b gene encoding myc box-dependent-interacting protein 1b isoform X4, with translation MAETGNSGKGVTAGKLAITVQKRLSRAQEKVLQKLGKADETRDVVFEEMVSNFNKQMGEGTKLQKDLKAYMTAVKTLHEASRRLQDCLADMYEPEWFGKEEMDAMVEEMIEKEMDNNLEDTDTLWLDFHQNITDNSMLSIDSYLAQFPEIKARIAKRDRKMVDFDSARHHFASLQKGKKKDEAKIAKPAALLEMAAPSWAQGLLSAHQVAQTNLSYNQAEEELGRSQKIFEELNVELQDQLPVLWDSRVGVYVNTFQSLASHQEKFHKEMSKLSQNLNDVMTKLEEQRHLNEEANHSQAASSPPTRPNPLPSRPPQHDEPLDDDTSDINTESRTQAPSWDSWGSESNSSEYKLPPGFVYKVKAIHEYAATDGDELELNIGDTVLVLAFDNPDEQDDGWLMGVQESLWIRNKDISSKGVFPENFTQKL, from the exons ATGGCCGAGACTGGGAACAGTGGAAAGGGGGTCACCGCCGGGAAACTGGCCATCACGGTCCAGAAGAGGCTGAGCAGAGCGCAGGAGAAG GTTTTGCAGAAACTCGGCAAAGCGGATGAGACCAGAGATGTCGTCTTTGAGGAAATGGTGTCCAACTTCAACAAGCAGATG GGAGAAGGCACCAAGCTGCAGAAGGATCTGAAAGCGTATATGACAGCAGTGAAGA CTTTACACGAGGCATCACGGAGGCTGCAGGACTGCCTGGCTGACATGTACGAGCCCGAGTGGTTCGGCAAAGAGGAGATGGATGCCATGGTGGAG GAGATGATAGAGAAGGAGATGGACAATAACTTGGAG GACACAGACACACTGTGGTTGGACTTCCATCAGAACATCACTGACAACTCAATGCTGTCGATTGATTCGTACCTGGCTCAGTTCCCTGAAATCAAg GCACGCATTGCAAAGCGGGACCGTAAAATGGTGGATTTTGACAGCGCCAGGCACCACTTTGCCTCTTTACAGAAAGGCAAGAAAAAGGACGAAGCCAAGATCGCTAAG CCTGCAGCCCTGTTGGAGATGGCGGCACCAAGCTGGGCACAGGGTTTGCTCTCAGCCCACCAGGTGGCTCAGACTAACCTCTCCTACAACCAG GCCGAGGAGGAGCTGGGTCGCTCTCAGAAAATTTTCGAAGAGCTGAACGTGGAATTGCAAGACCAGCTTCCAGTGCTGTGGGACAG TCGTGTTGGCGTCTATGTTAACACATTCCAGAGTCTGGCGAGTCACCAAGAGAAGTTTCATAAGGAGATGAGCAAG CTGAGTCAAAACCTGAATGACGTCATGACCAAACTTGAAGAGCAGAGGCACCTCAA TGAAGAAGCCAACCACAGCCAGGCAGCCAGCTCGCCACCAAcg AGGCCCAACCCGCTGCCCAGCCGGCCTCCGCAGCATGATGAGCCGCTCGATGACGACACTTCTGACATTAACACAGAGTCCAGAACACAG GCGCCATCTTGGGACTCGTGG GGTTCTGAATCCAACAGCTCAGAATACAAGCTCCCTCCTGGATTTGTCTACAAG GTCAAAGCCATCCACGAATATGCTGCCACTGATGGGGACGAGCTGGAGCTCAATATTGGGGACACTGTCCTCGTTTTGGCCTTTGACAACCCTGATGAGCAA GACGACGGCTGGCTCATGGGTGTGCAGGAATCTCTCTGGATACGTAACAAAGATATTTCATCCAAAGGTGTCTTCCCCGAAAACTTCACGCAGAAGCTTTGA